The sequence below is a genomic window from Nocardia fluminea.
CGAGGAGGTGGGCGTCCTCCACGCCGGTGATCGCGGCGAGATCGCGCGAGAGGCGGCCGACGCAACGGTCCTCACCTTCGGATACCTCCGGCAGCAGATCCACCAAATCCAAGACCATGTTTTCAGTCACAGCCGCACCCCCGTGTATCCCGCAGTCGTCATGTCGTCTCTCCCAGCGAACCATAATCATGCATTCCTTGCAATGTGACTATATCTCAAGTCTCGGCTCCTGGTAGTCGCGTGCGGTGACGACCGGACGTGCTTGCGACGCGCACGGGCGCCACCCGGCTTCTTGCCCTCGATTGACGCGTGTCCGCCACGCCGAACCCGGTTTCGGTATAACGTGACCTGCGGTGTCGGAAGCTCGGTTTCTTGCGAGCACCCGTCTACGCCGCGATCGAGAGGTTCGGTAAGTGGGGCACGGACACGAGACATCGCCTATGACCGGTTCGGCAGGCGCGGCCTACAAGAAGCGGTTGGTCATCGCGCTCACGTTGACCGGCGGTTTCGCGCTGGTCGAAGTTGTCGGCGGCATCGTCACCGGGTCCCTGGCCTTGATCTCCGACGCCGCGCACATGGGCACCGATGTACTGGGGCTGGCGCTGGCACTGGCTGCGATACAGCTGGCCGGCAAGCCGGCCGCCGGGCAACGCACCTATGGCACATACCGGCTCGAGGTCCTCGCGGCGATCATCAACGGTCTGTTGCTGTTCGGCGTGGCCGGCTACGTGCTGTACCAGGCTTACCTGAGGATCACCGAACCGCCGGAGGTCCTGGGCGTGCCGATGCTCGTGGTCGCGGTCCTCGGGCTGGCGGTCAACGTGATCAGCTTCCGGTTGCTGTCCGCCGGCGCCAAGGAGAGCCTCAATGTTCGGGGGGCATACCTCGAGGTCCTCGCGGACATGCTCGGCTCCATCGGCGTGATCGTCGCAGCAGTGGTGATCGCCACGACCGGCTGGCCGTACGCGGACGCGATCGTCGGCGCCGGTATCGGCTTGTTCATCCTGCCCCGCACCTACACGCTGATGAAGCAGGCGGTGCGGATCATCATGGAGGTGTCCCCGCCCGAGATCGACACCTCTGAGGTACAACGTCGGCTCATCGGGATCACCGGAGTCCAGGCCGTACACGACCTGCACATCTGGACCATCACCTCCGGGATGGAGGCGGCTACGGTGCACCTGGTGGTGCCCAGCGACGGAGACTGGCACGGTGTGCTCGACACCGCTCGCGACATCCTGGCGGAGTACGGCGTCACCCACCCCACTATCCAGATCGAACCTCCGGGCCACGTCGAAGGTAAAAGCGTCGTGTGAAGCCCCGCACCTGCCGCTGCGGGAACCGGATCGTATGGGGCAAGCCCGACCTGTCACTTCTGATGGGGCTAGGCACTTCTCGTGGAGATGGAGGTCCCGTTGGTCAGCGGGGTCGGGCACGCAACACAACGTCAGGAAAGCCGAGTCGGCCTTGTACGAAGGCTCCACGGACCGCGGCGAGCTCATATTCGAACCGGGCGAACGGAGCAGCGCCAACTGCGGCCTGCTCGAGAGTTGGAAAGGTCTGGTGCTGTGGCTGGCGAGGATGCGTCAGGGCTCAGTGACATCGACCGGACTTCTGTCTGGCAGTCCAGTCGGTGTGAGCATTCAGCGGTTTCCATGTTCCAGACCCGCGCCGTGCGATCGGGTTCGGGGCATGCGCCGTTGCCGGGCTGAGAACCTGGGCCTCGACCAGCAACTGTGGAGCGCTTCCGTCCAGACACGAGGTTAGGGCCCGCCCGTATTTCCGCCGGTCGCGGGTGGTCAGGGAGCCGTCCGGGCTCGGCTATTATCAGCCGGTGATCATCGAGTTCGGCCGGGTGTGCGGTTCCTCGCGCGTCCGGGGCGCGCGACTGCGTGGCGCCACGGCCGGATCGATGTCGGGGGCGCTCGCTCTGGCCGCGCACGGCGTTGCCTCCGGTGGCGCCCTGCCCAGTTCCACCACTGTCACCCTGCTCACGGCAGCGTCCGCGATGGTCGGTGCGGTCGCGACTGGGTTCGCGCCTGTGCGCGGCGGTGCCGTCGCCCTGGTCGCCGCGTTGCTGGGTGGCCAGCTGCTCGGCCACGTCACGATGGGCTGGACTACCGGGCACGCCCATCACGCCGACGACTCACTCGGTCTGGGCATGCTCAGCGCCCATTTGATCGCCGCGCTCCTCGCGGTCGTGGTCATCGCTGGGGCCGAGGCGGCCTACCGCATCGCCACCGCGGTGGTCGGTCGGGTGCTCTTGCTCCGGTTGACGACACCCGGCCCCGGCGTTTTGCTTTCGCAGCGCCCGGTCCATCGAGACCGGGTCGTGCTCTGGATCATGGCCGCGTGCTCGCGGTTCACTCGAGGTCCACCGATGGCGCTTCGTTCCTGAAGTGATCCGTACTGTGCGCCGGGGCCGAATCGGCCCGCCGCACAGCTCTCTTCGTGCCTGCACGATGCCGGTTGTCGCTGGCTGGTGCGGGCAGCTCACCTGTGCCGGTGTCATGGCGTTCAGCCATGGCCTAGTCGTGGTGCGCCCACTCGCGCGCGGAGGCGGATCACTGGACCCTCATCGGCTCTCCAGAAACGACTACGCTCATGACCCTTACGGACCTCAGTCCGTCCGAGGAGCAAGCCTCCCCGGAAAAACCGGTATCGGGTGACCGTCCACGCGGTCCTCGCCGGAGCTTCAACCTCTACCCGCTGGCGATGCGACTGCATTTCTACGCCGGTATCTTCGTCGCGCCGTTCATCCTGATCGCCGCGATCACCGGCGCGCTGTATGCCATTTCGCCCACCCTCGAGCAGATCGTCTCGCGTGATCTGCTCGAGGTTCAACCCTCCGGCCCGGTGCGGCCGCTGGGCGATCAGGTCACCGCGGCAGCGGCCACCAAGCCCGAACTGACGCTGGTGGCGGTCGCGCCCTCGGCCGAGGGCGGGCAGACCACACGGGTGATCTTCAATGACCCGTCTCTGGGTAAGTCCGAGCGGTTGTCGGTGTTCGTCGACCCCTCCACCGCGCAGCCGGTCGGTGAGGCTGTGGTTTACGGCAGCTCGGGTGCGCTGCCCTTACGGGCATGGATCAGCGAACTGCACCGCAGCCTGCACCTGGGAGACTTCGATCGCCTCTACAGCGAGCTGGCCGCGTCGTGGTTGTGGATCATCGCCTCGTTCGGTCTGGTGCTGTGGGTGATCCGGGTGCGCAAGCGGCGGGCGAGGCGTTCGGCGCAGTGGCTGCTCGCTCCTGATCTGTCGAAAGCCAAGCAGCGCACAGTGAATTGGCATGCCGCGGTAGGTGTGTGGATCTTGCCGGTTCTGTTGCTGCTGTCGGCTACCGGTGTCACGTGGTCGACCTACGGTGGCGCCAACGTCACCGAGCTGCGCCAGCAGCTGAGCTGGACCACCCCGTCGGTGAGCGCGAAGCTGCCCGGCGTCACCGCCGCACCGGCCTCCGGCGGGCACGGCGACCACAGTGCGCCCGCACCGGCCGCGCCACCGGTCGACCAGACGACGCAGATCGCCCAGCTCGACCGGGTCTACGAAGCAGCCCGAGCCGAGGGCGTCACCCAAGCCGCCGAAATCGCGGTTCCCGCAGGAACGGGCACAGCGTTCCTGGTGAAGGAACGACGCATGCCCGGCACCTACACCATCGATGCTGTCGCGGTCGACGGGTCCACCGGAACCGTCACCGACACACTCGCATTCGCCGATTGGCCGATCATGGCCAAGCTGACCAACTGGGGCATCGCCTTCCACATGGGCCTGCTGTTCGGCGTGGCGAACCAGCTGCTGCTCCTCGCGGTGGCACTCGGGCTGATCACCGTGATCGTTCTCGGCTACCTCATGTGGTGGAAACGCCGTCCGACCAAGGCGAACTCACGGTTCGCGATGGGCAAAGCACCCCGGCGTGGGGCGCTGCGGCGGACCTCGCTGTGGGTCACTGTGCCGCTGGCTGCGGCTGCCGGGGTCGTCGGCTGGTTTCTGCCGGTACTGGGATTGAGCCTGCTCGCGTTCCTGGTCCTCGACGCCGCTGTCGCGGTGTTCAGGTTCGCCCGCGACTCCTGACCGGTTTCTGTCCACGCAGCGGGAAAACCCGCTGAACACAACACTTTTCCGAATGTCTCGGACCCGTGGCGATGACCCGTGCCCGCAGACACTTCACCTGATGAAGGATTTCGACAACTCATGAAGACCACCAAGCTCGCCTTCGCCGCTGCGTCCCTGCTGACCGCTCTGACTGTCACCGCCGGTGCGGCCCAGGCACACCCGGTTACCGAGCAGCAGGCGCCGATCGGATTCGCCGCCGAGACCGACACCACCGGGCGGGCGTTGATCAGCATCGACGCGGGATCGCTCGTCGTCGAGGACAACACACTGAAGATCAAGGCCGCCGACGGCACCACCGTCGCCGGTACATCGCTGTCGTTCCGGATCGATGAGTTCGAGTTCCCGATCGCGGCGGTCGTCACCGACCGGCACGCCACCTTGACCCCGCAGATCGACCCCGCCAAGGCCGTGTACAAGCCGGTGGCACTGCCGTTCGAGAACTCCGCGCCGTGGAAGTCGGAATACGAGCGCGAACAGGCCGCCTGGTCGCGGATGACAGGCACCATCGGTCTCGGTGCCAGCGTCGGTGCGCTGGTCGGCGGTATCTCCGGCGGCGCGGTGGGCTGTGTGCTCGGCGGAATCGTCGGCGCTACCGTGGCCTCGGCGACCATCGTCGGCCTGTTCGGTCCGTTCCTGCCCGCCGCCGCGGTGGGTTGCATCGGCGGCATCTTGGCCATGGGCTCGCTCGGGGCGCTGGCCGGTCAGATCTTCATCGCCGCCCCGGTCGCGATCGGTGCCGCGATTCAGTACTTCACCACGATCAACGCCCCGTTCACCCCGGCCGCGAAGTAGCTGTTGACGTCGTGCCCGCCCAGCGTACCGGGCGGGCACGACGACGACCATCGCCGCACCGGATGAGCGGTCACCGGTCGGGACTCAGGCTCGAGATGTCGTGCCTGCCCGCGGACGGATGGGAGTGACTGCAGGATCGTAGCGATATCGATCTCGGCGCAGGGCGAGTGGCTCTCCAACGCGGTGGCAGGGGGCGGGGATCCCACTATGTCACCACTAATTCGGCTGGACACGCCGTTGTCGAGCGTTGTCCAGCGTTGTGGATAGTTGTCGTAGCGGAGCGCATTTTCCCAGGTAGGCGTGCTGATTTGGTAGTCGATAGTTGTCTGGAGTGGGCCACGGTTGTCTGTGCCACGCGCTCCGAGAAGGTCAGGGGTTCGATTCCCCTTAGCTCCACCCCCAGAAGGGCCCGGTCACCGACCGGGCCCTTTCTCTGTTGTCGGCCGGACGTCAGCCGTCGCGAGTTCGCGGCACGCACCTTAGACTCGACGACGAACGAATGCATGCCCCCAATTGTTTTGGCACCAGCCATCGATGAATAGATACTGGCGAGTAATAGCCTTTTCCATTTTCGCGTTGTGAAAGATTCATTTTGATGTACTGCAGAATTCACTTATTCATCGGTTACATAAACCGTTAACTCGGTCATATCGGTAACGCTGCCCAAGGGGTAGCCGATACACCGAAAATGGCTGTTACTGTGCACGTCAGTGCATTTGCGGACGCTGCCGAACAGCAGTAACGTTTCGGTAAAAGCACATGATCCGCGCAGGACCGCGAGCGCCCGCTCACCAAGTTCGCTGCCGGGGAGGAAACGTTTCACCAGCGAACAGATGTGACGTCACCACGGGAGGGGGCGTCGAACGCGTCTGTTGGAAAGCATCAGAGGCAGTTCATGACAGCGGTCGTCGCGGCTCGTACCGAGCCCGAAGAAGCCCCGAATACCCATCCGTCGTTCGCTTTTCGTGGCGTAGCGCTGATCGCGTCGATCGCCGCGATCGCGCTCACCGCGACAGCGGGCCGCTACGACTACTTCGGTGACGAGCTCTATTTCCTGTCCGCCGGAAGGCGACTCGATTACACCTACGCCGATCAGGGCGTGGTGGTGCCCATGTTCGCGTGGATCGCCGACCAGCTCGCACCGGGATCGGTGACGGCACTGCGCTTCCCGGCCGTCCTGATGTGTGTGGGCGCGGTGGTGGTGGCGGCCTTGATCGCCTATGAACTCCGGGGTAACCACCGCGTCCAGATGCTCGCCGCGGCCGCGTACGCGCTGTCGGGTTTGGCGGCCAATCAGGTCGTGCTGAGCACGTTCTCGTTCGATGCCACCTTCACGGCGGTGATCACCTGGCTGTTCATTCGCTGGGTGCGCACTCGCCAGGACTGGCTGATCGTCGTCGCCGGACTGGTTGCCGCCCTGGACATGCAGGTGAAGTGGATGATCCCCATCGTCTGGGCGTGCCTGGGTCTCGCGGTGATCCTGTGCGGTCCCCGCGAGGTCCTGCGCCGCCCCGCGCTGTGGGTGGCGACCGGCATCCTCGCCTCGTCCCTGATCCCGATTCTCTATTGGCAGTCACAACACAATTGGCCGCAGCTGGCAATGGGCGCGGTCATCGGAGCCGAACAGGACGCCACCGGCTACGGCCCGGTGGGATTTCTTCCGCAATTTCCCATTCTGGCCGGCATCCTGGGCACAGTGCTGCTCGCCGTCGGACTGTGGGCGGCTTTCAAACAGGAGTCGCTTCGCCCGTACCGATTTATCGCGGTGGCACTGGTGATCATGACCGCATTCGTCATGATCACGCATGGCAGGCCGTATTACCCCGGTGGTCTCTTTCCCGCCATGTTCGCCTTCGGCGCCGTCGGCCTGTGGCAGTACGACCGGAAACGGTGGATGAATATGGCGCTGGTTCCCATTGTGGGAATCTCGGTGCTGACGACCATCGTCACCCTCACGGTGATTCCCCTCGCGCCCAGTTGGCGTACTCAAGCCGAGGACGCGATCGACCTCGGCCTCCGGACGGCATTCTTCGGAAACACCAATTGGTCGCTGATGGTTGCCGCCGTCGATGACGCCTACCGCACGCTGACCCCGGCGGAGAAGACCGATGCCGTCATCGTCGCGCAGGGTTATCCGCAGGCGGGCGCCGTCGAAGAATTCGGCAAGCAGTACGGTTTGCCCGCCACGTACAGCCCGAGCCGTGGCTTCGGCTTTTTCGGACCGCCTCCGGACTCGGCGACGACGGTGGTCTACATCGGGCTCGACACCGCCGAACAGGAACTGCGCACCCGTTTCACCGAGGTGGAGCGAGTGGTCCATCTCGACGACCCGATGGGCATCCCCGGCATCGACCGCATGACCGCCGTGTGGGTCTGCAAGGGCCCCAAGCAGCAGTGGTCGACCATGTGGGACTCCATGACCACGCTGTACTTCGACCTCGGCCTCTGGCGAGACGAACGGACCACGACCCGGCCCACGCACTGAGCGAGGACGACACAGACGAACCCCCGGCCGCGCAGGCGACCGGGGGTTCGTCGTAGGGGTGCGGTCAGTTCTTGACCAGCTCCGGCTCGTCCGCGTCG
It includes:
- a CDS encoding glycosyltransferase family 39 protein gives rise to the protein MTAVVAARTEPEEAPNTHPSFAFRGVALIASIAAIALTATAGRYDYFGDELYFLSAGRRLDYTYADQGVVVPMFAWIADQLAPGSVTALRFPAVLMCVGAVVVAALIAYELRGNHRVQMLAAAAYALSGLAANQVVLSTFSFDATFTAVITWLFIRWVRTRQDWLIVVAGLVAALDMQVKWMIPIVWACLGLAVILCGPREVLRRPALWVATGILASSLIPILYWQSQHNWPQLAMGAVIGAEQDATGYGPVGFLPQFPILAGILGTVLLAVGLWAAFKQESLRPYRFIAVALVIMTAFVMITHGRPYYPGGLFPAMFAFGAVGLWQYDRKRWMNMALVPIVGISVLTTIVTLTVIPLAPSWRTQAEDAIDLGLRTAFFGNTNWSLMVAAVDDAYRTLTPAEKTDAVIVAQGYPQAGAVEEFGKQYGLPATYSPSRGFGFFGPPPDSATTVVYIGLDTAEQELRTRFTEVERVVHLDDPMGIPGIDRMTAVWVCKGPKQQWSTMWDSMTTLYFDLGLWRDERTTTRPTH
- a CDS encoding cation diffusion facilitator family transporter, with the protein product MTGSAGAAYKKRLVIALTLTGGFALVEVVGGIVTGSLALISDAAHMGTDVLGLALALAAIQLAGKPAAGQRTYGTYRLEVLAAIINGLLLFGVAGYVLYQAYLRITEPPEVLGVPMLVVAVLGLAVNVISFRLLSAGAKESLNVRGAYLEVLADMLGSIGVIVAAVVIATTGWPYADAIVGAGIGLFILPRTYTLMKQAVRIIMEVSPPEIDTSEVQRRLIGITGVQAVHDLHIWTITSGMEAATVHLVVPSDGDWHGVLDTARDILAEYGVTHPTIQIEPPGHVEGKSVV
- a CDS encoding PepSY-associated TM helix domain-containing protein; this encodes MTLTDLSPSEEQASPEKPVSGDRPRGPRRSFNLYPLAMRLHFYAGIFVAPFILIAAITGALYAISPTLEQIVSRDLLEVQPSGPVRPLGDQVTAAAATKPELTLVAVAPSAEGGQTTRVIFNDPSLGKSERLSVFVDPSTAQPVGEAVVYGSSGALPLRAWISELHRSLHLGDFDRLYSELAASWLWIIASFGLVLWVIRVRKRRARRSAQWLLAPDLSKAKQRTVNWHAAVGVWILPVLLLLSATGVTWSTYGGANVTELRQQLSWTTPSVSAKLPGVTAAPASGGHGDHSAPAPAAPPVDQTTQIAQLDRVYEAARAEGVTQAAEIAVPAGTGTAFLVKERRMPGTYTIDAVAVDGSTGTVTDTLAFADWPIMAKLTNWGIAFHMGLLFGVANQLLLLAVALGLITVIVLGYLMWWKRRPTKANSRFAMGKAPRRGALRRTSLWVTVPLAAAAGVVGWFLPVLGLSLLAFLVLDAAVAVFRFARDS